CCACGACGCGAATCAGCCAGAGGGCCAAATTGAACAGCAGCGGGCTTCTGATGGACAGCTCGTCACGCACAGCGTCACGGCTCAACACCCAACCGGCGAACATGGCGAAAGCCAGACCGCCCAGCGGCAGCAGGATACGGCTGGTGAGGTAATCAATGCTGTCGAAGAAGGTCTTGCCGCCTTCGGCGCCCCACTGCAGCAGATGGAAACCATCCTCGGCGAAAACGAAGAACTTGGCCTCAGCCCAGAGGTTGAACGACAGCACCGTACCCATCCCCACCAGCCAGCACAGCAGCGCCAGCGCGGCGGTTACCTGCGCGCGACTGCGCCCGGTTTTTTCGACGAAGTAGGCCACGGCCGGCTCCAGCATGGAAATTGAGGAGCTCCATGCTGCCACGGCCACCAGTACGAAGAAGATCAACCCCATCACCTGACCAAAGGCGATATTGCCGAAGGCAATCGGCAGCGTGACGAACATCAGCCCCGGGCCACCACCCGGCTCCAGACCGGCGGCAAAGACGATGGGGAACAGGGCCAGGCCCGCAGTCAACGCCACCAGGGTATCGAGCACACCAACGGTCAGTACCGTGGCGCCGATCGAAGCCTTCTTCGGCATATAGGCGCCGTAGACCATGATCGAGCCGACACCCACGCTCAGGGTAAAGAACGCATGGCCCATGGCGGCGAGGATGCCGTCCTGCACCTTGCTCGGATCGAAATGAAAGAGGAAATCGAAACCTTCGCGGAAATGTCCGGTGGTGAAGCTGTAACCCAGCAGCACCAGCAGCAGCACGAACAGCAGCGGCATCATTATGCGCAGGCTGCGCTCCAGGCCTGCCACCACGCCCTTGGCGATGACGAAGCCGGTCCCCAGCATGAACAGGCTGTGCCACAAGGTCAGGCGCCACGGGTCGGAAGTCAGACCGCCGAACGCCGCACCTGCGCCATCGGC
The genomic region above belongs to Pseudomonas sediminis and contains:
- a CDS encoding sodium-dependent transporter; translated protein: MASDKVSIHGAWASRWVFILAATGSAVGLGNIWKFPYMTGVYGGGAFVVMYLFCIALVGVPIMLAETMIGRRGRQSPVNAMKSLAIEAGASKHWSLAALMGMVAALLILSFYSVVAGWSLDYIIGMGRGDFTGISADGAGAAFGGLTSDPWRLTLWHSLFMLGTGFVIAKGVVAGLERSLRIMMPLLFVLLLVLLGYSFTTGHFREGFDFLFHFDPSKVQDGILAAMGHAFFTLSVGVGSIMVYGAYMPKKASIGATVLTVGVLDTLVALTAGLALFPIVFAAGLEPGGGPGLMFVTLPIAFGNIAFGQVMGLIFFVLVAVAAWSSSISMLEPAVAYFVEKTGRSRAQVTAALALLCWLVGMGTVLSFNLWAEAKFFVFAEDGFHLLQWGAEGGKTFFDSIDYLTSRILLPLGGLAFAMFAGWVLSRDAVRDELSIRSPLLFNLALWLIRVVAPIGVLIVFIAELSK